In Arachis hypogaea cultivar Tifrunner chromosome 17, arahy.Tifrunner.gnm2.J5K5, whole genome shotgun sequence, a single window of DNA contains:
- the LOC112763347 gene encoding 3-ketoacyl-CoA synthase 4-like, whose protein sequence is MMSDDADFTISLLHHHNLIIVLAVLIIGATLYIITRPRSIYLLDSSCFGPPDYLRVDYNRFMEHSRLTGEFDDCALEFQRKILQRSGLGEETYFPEAMHAIPPNPSMAAARQEAQQVMFGALDNLFANTGIKPKQIGILIVNCSLFNPTPSLSAMIVNKYKLRENTRTYNISGMGCSAGVIAIDIAKDLLQVHRNTYAVVVSTENITQNWYLGNKKSMLIPNCLFRMGASAVLLSNKSSDRRRSKYKLLHVVRTHKGSDDKAYKCVFQEEDDEGKTGVTLSKDLMTIAGEALKTNITTLGPLVLPISEQLLFFVTLVAKKMLNTKVKPYIPDFKLAFSHFCIHAGGRAVIDELEKNLQLRAEHVEASRMTLHRFGNTSSSSIWYELAYTEAKGRVRKGHRVWQIAFGSGFKCNSAVWVALKNVKPSPKNPWEDCIHSYPVQLLT, encoded by the coding sequence ATGATGAGTGACGACGCAGATTTCACGATctccctcctccaccaccacaaTCTCATCATCGTCCTCGCCGTCCTCATCATCGGCGCCACTCTCTACATCATCACCCGCCCCAGGTCCATCTACCTCCTCGATTCGTCCTGCTTCGGCCCACCGGACTACCTCCGCGTCGACTACAACCGCTTCATGGAACATTCCAGACTCACGGGGGAATTTGACGACTGTGCGCTTGAATTCCAGCGCAAAATCTTGCAGCGCTCTGGTCTTGGTGAAGAAACCTACTTCCCCGAAGCTATGCATGCCATCCCTCCAAACCCCTCCATGGCCGCCGCAAGACAAGAAGCCCAACAGGTCATGTTTGGCGCGCTCGACAATCTCTTTGCCAACACCGGCATCAAGCCGAAACAAATTGGAATCCTCATCGTGAATTGCAGCTTGTTCAACCCTACACCTTCTCTTTCCGCCATGATCGTCAACAAGTACAAGCTCAGGGAGAACACAAGGACCTACAATATTTCCGGGATGGGTTGCAGTGCAGGAGTGATAGCCATCGATATCGCCAAAGACTTGCTTCAAGTTCATAGAAACACCTACGCCGTGGTGGTGAGCACAGAGAACATCACGCAGAATTGGTACTTGGGGAACAAGAAATCAATGCTCATCCCTAATTGCTTGTTCCGGATGGGCGCTTCTGCGGTGCTTCTCTCCAACAAAAGCTCCGATAGGCGGCGTTCAAAGTACAAGCTTCTTCATGTAGTGAGAACGCACAAAGGTTCAGATGACAAGGCCTACAAATGCGTGTTTCAGGAAGAGGACGATGAAGGCAAAACAGGGGTTACGCTTTCCAAAGATCTGATGACCATTGCTGGTGAGGCTCTCAAGACTAACATAACCACGCTGGGTCCATTGGTGCTTCCCATAAGTGAGCAGCTTCTGTTCTTCGTTACGCTGGTTGCAAAGAAGATGTTGAATACGAAGGTGAAGCCTTACATCCCGGATTTCAAGCTGGCTTTCAGCCATTTCTGTATCCATGCGGGGGGGAGGGCGGTGATCGACGAGCTGGAGAAGAATCTGCAGCTGAGGGCAGAGCACGTGGAAGCTTCTAGAATGACGCTGCATAGGTTCGGGAACACGTCATCGAGTTCGATATGGTACGAGTTGGCGTACACGGAGGCGAAGGGGAGAGTGAGGAAGGGACACAGAGTGTGGCAGATAGCTTTCGGGAGTGGGTTCAAGTGTAACAGTGCTGTTTGGGTTGCTCTGAAAAATGTTAAGCCTTCTCCCAAGAATCCATGGGAAGATTGCATTCATAGCTACCCTGTTCAGCTTCTCACTTAA